Proteins encoded in a region of the Actinomycetota bacterium genome:
- a CDS encoding LPXTG cell wall anchor domain-containing protein: MKKAAAVLVGAMVFMTMLAGTAFADYTDSPPPENVVEGAGGGTAFTGGDASTAAIVAVALVAVGLVALFVARRRTATTS; this comes from the coding sequence ATGAAGAAGGCTGCTGCGGTCTTGGTCGGCGCGATGGTCTTCATGACCATGCTCGCCGGAACCGCCTTCGCCGACTACACGGATTCACCACCGCCCGAGAACGTGGTCGAGGGCGCAGGCGGTGGCACCGCGTTCACCGGCGGCGACGCTTCGACGGCCGCGATCGTGGCGGTCGCGCTCGTTGCGGTGGGTCTCGTCGCGCTGTTCGTCGCGCGGCGTCGCACCGCGACCACGTCGTAA